The Antarcticibacterium sp. 1MA-6-2 genome has a window encoding:
- a CDS encoding LptE family protein produces the protein MKKLKYFVFPIFLLIFQSCGIYSFTGADTGGASTFTVDFFENTADIVEPGIDRAFTVALQDLIQSQTNLSLENSGGDLLYEGEIVDFYEAPMTATADNRAAQNRLTITVMVRFFNNLEPDKNFDRRFSFYYDYPATAPLNGGVLDTALDEIFSRITQDIFNASLTNW, from the coding sequence ATGAAGAAACTAAAATATTTTGTTTTCCCCATATTTTTATTGATCTTCCAGTCCTGCGGAATTTATTCTTTTACAGGAGCTGATACCGGAGGCGCTTCTACCTTTACAGTAGACTTTTTTGAAAACACAGCCGATATTGTAGAACCGGGCATTGATCGTGCTTTTACAGTGGCACTACAGGACCTTATTCAAAGCCAAACGAATCTTAGCCTTGAAAATTCGGGAGGAGATTTGCTCTACGAAGGTGAGATTGTAGATTTCTATGAAGCCCCAATGACTGCCACTGCAGATAATCGCGCGGCACAAAACCGTTTAACGATTACAGTGATGGTAAGGTTCTTCAACAACCTGGAACCGGATAAGAATTTTGATAGGCGTTTCTCCTTTTATTATGACTATCCTGCCACCGCACCTTTAAATGGAGGAGTATTGGATACGGCCCTGGATGAAATTTTTTCGAGGATCACCCAGGATATTTTTAACGCTTCCCTTACAAACTGGTAA
- a CDS encoding sigma 54-interacting transcriptional regulator, translated as MESVQAIKQRFEIIGNDQKLNRAVEKAIQVAPTDISVLVTGESGVGKESIPKIIHALSHRKHGKYIAVNCGAIPEGTIDSELFGHEKGAFLSATNTRSGYFEVADGGTIFLDEVGELPLTTQVRLLRVLENGEFIKVGSSKVQKTNVRIVAATNLNMFEAIKKDKFREDLYYRLSTVEINLPPLRERKEDIHLLFRKFAADFALKYKMPTIRLEEDAVDLLQKYRWGGNIRQLRNVAEQISVLEQERSINAQELRGYLPDIGSNLPAVISDKKKDSDFSNEREILYKVLFDMKNDLNDLKKLTMELMESGNYQKVQEEHEGLIEKIYGNGDSDTDIEDINAENLEVLQISQQTREKEREREREIEDKYYFAEEIQEEETLSLQDKELELIKKSLNRHNGKRKNAAEELGISERTLYRKIKQYNL; from the coding sequence ATGGAATCAGTACAGGCGATAAAACAGCGATTTGAGATTATTGGGAATGACCAAAAGCTTAATCGCGCAGTGGAAAAAGCTATTCAGGTAGCCCCTACAGATATTTCGGTACTTGTAACGGGGGAAAGTGGTGTTGGAAAGGAGAGTATCCCAAAGATCATTCACGCCCTGTCTCACCGCAAACATGGAAAATATATTGCTGTTAACTGCGGGGCAATTCCTGAAGGCACAATAGATTCAGAATTATTTGGTCATGAAAAAGGGGCCTTTCTTAGTGCTACCAATACCCGGAGCGGTTACTTTGAAGTGGCCGATGGCGGAACTATTTTTCTGGATGAAGTGGGAGAACTACCTCTTACCACCCAGGTGAGGTTATTACGGGTTCTGGAGAACGGGGAATTTATAAAAGTGGGTTCCTCTAAAGTCCAAAAAACCAATGTTCGTATCGTAGCAGCAACAAACCTTAATATGTTTGAGGCTATTAAAAAGGACAAATTCCGTGAGGATCTATATTATAGGTTGAGTACCGTAGAAATTAATTTGCCACCACTGCGTGAGCGAAAAGAAGATATTCATCTCTTGTTCCGGAAATTTGCGGCAGATTTTGCCCTTAAATACAAAATGCCAACCATACGGCTGGAGGAGGACGCGGTAGACCTGCTTCAAAAGTATCGCTGGGGAGGAAACATCCGTCAGTTACGAAATGTGGCCGAGCAAATTTCGGTTTTGGAACAGGAACGCAGTATTAATGCCCAGGAACTAAGAGGATATTTGCCCGATATTGGCAGCAATCTTCCGGCGGTAATTTCAGATAAAAAGAAAGACTCCGATTTTAGTAATGAAAGGGAAATTTTGTACAAGGTTCTTTTTGATATGAAAAATGATCTTAACGACCTTAAAAAGCTCACGATGGAATTGATGGAGAGTGGCAATTACCAAAAGGTACAGGAGGAGCACGAGGGCCTTATTGAAAAGATATACGGCAATGGAGACAGTGATACAGATATAGAAGATATAAATGCCGAAAATCTCGAAGTGCTGCAAATTTCACAACAAACCCGGGAAAAGGAACGGGAAAGGGAGCGCGAAATAGAAGATAAATATTATTTTGCTGAAGAAATTCAGGAAGAAGAAACCCTTTCGCTCCAGGATAAAGAACTGGAACTCATTAAAAAGTCTCTTAACAGGCATAACGGAAAACGAAAAAATGCTGCTGAAGAGTTGGGAATAAGCGAACGAACTCTTTATAGAAAGATCAAACAGTATAATTTATAA
- a CDS encoding LVIVD repeat-containing protein gives MARFNIAGDHLYTVGRSVLQVFDISDLSRPNFIREEQVGWDIETIFHQDEYLYLGSARGMFIYSIEDPSTPIYMSQIQHVQGCDPVVVAGDLAYVTLRGGNLCGQEESQLQVIDVSDKRNPLLLQTYEMESPYGLGVRDHRLFVCEGASGLKVFDAANSPDLVLEEHFKELEAYDVIPLEDVLLLIGGGVLRQYSYKNDQVNLMNTFNLY, from the coding sequence ATGGCACGCTTCAATATTGCCGGAGATCATCTCTATACTGTGGGTAGAAGTGTGCTGCAGGTTTTTGATATAAGTGATCTTTCCAGGCCGAATTTTATTAGAGAAGAACAGGTGGGATGGGATATCGAAACCATATTTCATCAGGACGAATACCTTTATCTAGGTAGTGCCCGCGGAATGTTTATTTACAGCATAGAAGATCCTTCTACACCTATATATATGTCTCAAATCCAACACGTCCAGGGTTGTGACCCCGTCGTGGTCGCAGGTGACCTCGCCTATGTTACGCTAAGAGGTGGAAATTTATGCGGGCAGGAGGAGAGCCAGCTTCAGGTAATTGATGTTTCAGATAAACGAAATCCCCTGTTACTGCAAACTTATGAGATGGAAAGCCCTTATGGGCTGGGAGTGAGAGATCACAGATTATTTGTTTGTGAAGGAGCTTCAGGTCTAAAGGTTTTTGATGCTGCCAATTCTCCCGATCTTGTTCTTGAGGAGCATTTTAAAGAACTTGAAGCTTATGATGTAATTCCCCTGGAGGATGTTCTGCTTTTGATAGGAGGTGGAGTGCTGCGGCAATACAGCTACAAAAACGACCAGGTTAATCTTATGAACACTTTTAATTTATACTAA
- a CDS encoding formimidoylglutamase yields the protein MDFEFLSPVDNTITEELASSGLQNLGNQMRIHTAEAGIPELEGVNIAVVGVRESRLAEAGEDEYLQFTKVRKCLYSLFPGNWYLTLADLGDIEKGETVEDTYFALQSLVTQLLKLKIIPLILGGSQDLIYAQYRAYDRVEQMVNLVNIDNRFDLGDAEKPISNKSYVGKIVVNKPYNLFNYSNLGYQTYFNSQEEIELMERLFFDAYRLGEVSSNIKTVEPVMRDANLVAVDLSTINAAAIGSNHQISPNGFDGKEICALARYAGISDKVSSFGIYEYTSNFPKAGDMLIAQMLWYFIEGVNYRTNENTISAKKEFIKYQVPIDDEILVFYKSEVSGRWWIEIPFISSSNTKLKKHTLLPCNHEDYLEACNQVIPERWYKTKRKNEL from the coding sequence ATGGATTTTGAATTTTTAAGCCCTGTTGATAATACTATTACTGAAGAATTAGCTTCTTCAGGTTTGCAAAACCTGGGAAACCAGATGAGAATTCATACTGCTGAAGCGGGAATTCCCGAATTGGAGGGTGTTAATATCGCTGTTGTTGGGGTTAGGGAAAGCAGGCTTGCAGAAGCAGGTGAAGATGAATATCTTCAATTTACCAAAGTGAGAAAATGCCTGTACAGTTTGTTTCCCGGTAACTGGTATTTAACTCTAGCCGATCTTGGAGACATAGAAAAAGGGGAAACAGTAGAAGATACTTATTTTGCTTTGCAGTCATTAGTGACGCAGCTGCTTAAACTTAAGATTATTCCTCTTATTCTTGGAGGCAGCCAGGATTTGATCTATGCGCAATACCGCGCCTACGACAGGGTAGAGCAAATGGTGAACCTGGTAAATATAGATAATCGTTTTGACCTGGGAGATGCCGAAAAACCAATAAGCAATAAATCGTATGTAGGGAAAATTGTGGTAAACAAGCCATATAATCTCTTCAATTATTCCAATCTTGGATATCAAACCTATTTTAATTCCCAGGAAGAAATCGAGCTCATGGAGCGCCTTTTCTTTGATGCCTACAGGCTGGGGGAAGTTTCAAGTAATATAAAGACGGTAGAACCTGTCATGAGGGATGCAAATCTTGTGGCGGTTGACCTTAGCACAATAAACGCGGCGGCAATAGGGAGTAACCACCAGATAAGCCCCAACGGTTTTGACGGAAAGGAAATTTGTGCCCTTGCACGTTATGCCGGAATCAGCGATAAAGTGAGTTCTTTCGGCATTTACGAATACACTTCTAATTTTCCAAAGGCGGGTGATATGTTGATCGCACAAATGCTTTGGTACTTCATAGAAGGCGTAAATTATCGTACCAATGAAAATACTATTTCAGCCAAAAAGGAGTTTATAAAATATCAGGTGCCTATAGACGATGAAATTCTTGTATTTTACAAGAGTGAAGTGAGCGGGAGATGGTGGATAGAGATACCTTTTATTTCAAGTTCCAATACTAAATTAAAAAAGCACACGTTATTACCTTGCAACCACGAGGATTATCTGGAGGCATGTAATCAGGTAATTCCCGAACGCTGGTATAAAACAAAGAGAAAAAATGAACTTTAA
- the gldK gene encoding gliding motility lipoprotein GldK, which yields MKKIISLIAVLAVLASCSRGDRGQLVGAQGKKWNPEKPYGMTLIPGGAFIMGKADDDIADMKNAPPKTVTVRTFYMDETEITNAEYQQFTNWVRDSIVRMKLAIEADFTGATPGDGGIGEYAFLDADPDNMSVYEKYMYDNYTQYSENYEGRKLNNDIDIIWDTRDYPDEAYTRIMVDSIYLPIEESYNGQRVIDVKQLKFKYRYMDIGQAARARDQKRSDFIKTEEVMVYPDTTVWIRDFNYSYNEPMHNDYFWHTAFDDYPVVGVSWEQAKAFTQWRTLHHNAYRRQKGTHDVPSYRLPTEAEWEYAARGGLESATYPWGGPYTKNDRGCFMANFKPLRGDYAADQALYTVEAKSYEPNDYNLYNMAGNVAEWVHSSYDPASYEYMSSMNPTVNNDDDPRKVVRGGSWKDVSYFLQVSTRDYEYADTARSYIGFRTVQDYLGTDVTLNQPPR from the coding sequence ATGAAGAAAATTATTTCGCTTATTGCTGTTCTTGCTGTACTTGCCAGTTGTAGCCGGGGAGATCGAGGACAACTTGTAGGCGCACAAGGAAAGAAGTGGAACCCGGAGAAACCTTATGGGATGACATTAATACCTGGGGGAGCTTTTATCATGGGTAAGGCCGATGATGACATCGCCGACATGAAGAATGCACCACCAAAGACCGTAACTGTGCGTACTTTCTATATGGATGAAACAGAAATTACAAATGCAGAATACCAGCAGTTTACCAATTGGGTAAGAGACTCTATTGTGCGAATGAAACTTGCCATTGAAGCTGATTTTACCGGAGCTACACCCGGTGATGGCGGGATAGGAGAATACGCTTTTCTTGATGCAGATCCCGATAACATGTCTGTTTATGAGAAGTATATGTATGATAACTATACCCAGTATTCAGAAAATTACGAGGGAAGAAAGTTAAATAATGATATAGATATTATCTGGGACACCAGAGATTATCCCGATGAAGCTTATACCCGAATAATGGTTGATAGTATCTATTTGCCAATTGAGGAATCTTACAACGGCCAGAGAGTTATAGATGTAAAGCAACTAAAATTTAAATACAGGTATATGGACATTGGGCAGGCTGCCCGCGCCAGAGATCAAAAGAGAAGTGACTTTATAAAAACAGAAGAAGTAATGGTTTATCCTGATACTACTGTTTGGATAAGGGACTTTAATTATTCCTATAATGAGCCAATGCACAACGATTACTTCTGGCATACCGCTTTTGATGATTATCCTGTAGTGGGTGTTTCCTGGGAACAGGCTAAAGCTTTTACTCAATGGAGAACCCTTCATCACAATGCTTACAGAAGGCAGAAAGGAACTCATGATGTACCAAGTTACAGGCTGCCTACTGAAGCAGAATGGGAATATGCTGCAAGAGGCGGTTTAGAATCTGCAACATATCCATGGGGTGGGCCATATACTAAAAATGACAGAGGTTGTTTTATGGCAAACTTCAAGCCTCTTAGAGGAGATTACGCGGCAGATCAGGCTTTATATACAGTTGAGGCCAAGTCTTATGAGCCAAATGATTACAATTTATACAATATGGCAGGAAACGTAGCAGAGTGGGTGCATTCTTCTTATGACCCTGCATCCTATGAATATATGTCTTCAATGAATCCAACCGTGAACAACGATGATGATCCACGTAAAGTGGTACGTGGAGGTTCCTGGAAGGATGTCTCTTATTTCCTTCAGGTAAGTACAAGAGATTACGAATATGCTGATACTGCAAGAAGCTACATTGGTTTTAGAACAGTTCAGGATTACTTAGGTACAGACGTTACCTTAAACCAACCCCCTCGATAA
- a CDS encoding FAD-binding oxidoreductase — translation MIDYIVVGAGLSGIAVTEELIKRGKSVVVFDNNSQTSSTVAYGVYNPVILKRFTLAWNASEQLTRARSFYRSLQEKLRITLLLELSIYRKFSSVEEQNNWFEAMDKPSLSPFLDPELVPQINENIPSNFSFGHVKETGRVDTDLLVKAYRQHLAEMQILFEEDFNYEKLELTDNGVRYGEINARKVIFCEGFGLRNNPYFNFLPLYGNKGEYIIIKAPELKLGVAVKSSVFILPQGDDLYKIGATYDNEDKTPAPTKEAREKLVKQAGDLLTCNFEVVDQVAGIRPATKDRKPLLGKHPKYNQLFCCNGFGSRGILIAPTMAKELIDHLEDNIPLNPETNFQRFL, via the coding sequence ATGATAGACTATATAGTTGTTGGTGCCGGATTAAGCGGGATTGCAGTTACTGAAGAATTAATAAAAAGAGGGAAGAGTGTTGTTGTTTTCGACAATAACTCCCAAACATCTTCCACAGTTGCTTATGGTGTTTACAATCCTGTAATACTGAAAAGATTTACGCTGGCCTGGAATGCTTCAGAACAATTGACCCGCGCCAGATCTTTTTATCGCTCCCTTCAGGAAAAGCTAAGAATTACATTATTACTGGAGCTTTCAATTTACCGGAAATTTAGCTCAGTTGAGGAACAGAACAATTGGTTTGAGGCAATGGACAAACCTTCTCTTTCTCCTTTTTTAGATCCGGAGCTGGTTCCGCAGATCAATGAAAACATTCCTTCTAATTTCTCTTTTGGTCATGTAAAAGAAACCGGAAGGGTAGACACAGATCTCCTCGTAAAAGCATACAGGCAACATCTGGCCGAGATGCAAATTCTTTTTGAAGAAGATTTTAATTACGAAAAACTTGAATTAACCGATAACGGAGTGCGGTATGGAGAGATAAATGCCCGCAAAGTGATCTTCTGTGAAGGTTTTGGGTTGAGGAATAATCCATACTTCAACTTTTTACCACTTTATGGAAATAAAGGTGAATACATCATCATAAAAGCTCCTGAGCTAAAATTGGGAGTAGCGGTTAAATCTTCAGTTTTTATTCTTCCGCAGGGAGATGATCTCTATAAGATAGGAGCCACCTATGACAATGAAGATAAAACTCCTGCTCCTACTAAGGAAGCCAGGGAAAAGCTTGTAAAACAAGCAGGAGACCTCCTCACCTGTAATTTTGAAGTGGTAGACCAGGTAGCGGGAATACGACCTGCAACAAAAGATCGAAAACCTTTACTGGGAAAGCATCCGAAGTATAATCAACTTTTCTGTTGTAACGGCTTTGGTAGCAGGGGAATATTAATTGCTCCCACTATGGCAAAGGAGTTGATTGATCACCTGGAGGATAATATTCCTTTAAATCCTGAGACTAATTTCCAAAGATTTCTATGA
- a CDS encoding ABC-F family ATP-binding cassette domain-containing protein, producing MLNIHNLSISFGGETLFDEITFRLGAGDRVGLIGKNGAGKSTMLKILAGEQEPDTGQIAKDKELKIGFLKQDIDFVQGRTVVEEAQQAFVEIKAIEAKIDHINEQLATRTDYESDNYSQLIQDLSEYTHQYEIIGGYNYQGDTEKVLIGLGFERKDFGKITDTFSGGWRMRIELAKLLLQNNDILLLDEPTNHLDIESIIWLEQFLNNYPGCVIIVSHDKMFLDNVTNRTIEISLGKIYDFKKPYSKYLVLREELREQQLASQKNQEKQIEQTEKLIEKFRAKASKASMAQSLIKKLDKIDRIEVDEDDNAVMNVKFPVSIQPGKVVIEAHNIGKAYGNHQVLENIDLLIERGSKTAYVGQNGQGKSTLAKIIIGEISHTGKLKLGHNVQLGYFAQNQADYLDGEKTVLDTMIDAATESTRARVRDMLGSFLFRGDEVDKKVKVLSGGERNRLALCKLLLQPFNVLIMDEPTNHLDIKSKNVLKEALKSFEGTLIIVSHDRDFLQNLTTTVYEFKNKHIKEYLGDIDFYLEQRNVENMRAIEKRDKVQKEDNRNTDSKQAYNDQKKFKSLNNKLSNTEARISKLEKELKEKDHEMATNYDKAVSKPHFLDDYQKKKKELQALMKSWEVLQEELESFS from the coding sequence ATGCTTAACATTCATAATTTATCTATATCATTCGGCGGGGAGACTTTGTTCGATGAAATTACCTTTAGATTAGGCGCGGGTGACCGTGTGGGCCTTATTGGTAAAAATGGTGCCGGAAAATCAACCATGCTTAAGATCCTGGCAGGAGAACAGGAACCCGATACCGGGCAAATTGCAAAAGATAAGGAGCTCAAAATAGGTTTCCTTAAGCAGGATATAGATTTTGTACAGGGAAGGACAGTAGTGGAAGAGGCCCAACAGGCTTTTGTAGAAATAAAAGCTATTGAAGCCAAAATCGATCACATAAATGAACAACTGGCGACCCGTACAGATTATGAAAGCGATAACTACTCCCAGTTAATTCAGGATCTTAGTGAGTACACCCACCAGTACGAGATCATTGGAGGTTACAATTATCAGGGAGATACAGAAAAAGTCCTAATTGGGTTAGGATTTGAAAGAAAGGATTTTGGTAAGATCACCGATACTTTCTCGGGAGGATGGAGGATGCGTATTGAGCTGGCAAAGCTTTTATTGCAGAACAACGATATCCTGTTGCTGGATGAGCCTACTAACCACCTGGATATAGAATCTATAATATGGCTGGAACAATTTCTCAACAATTATCCCGGCTGTGTTATTATAGTTTCTCACGATAAAATGTTTCTTGACAACGTGACTAACAGGACCATAGAAATCTCTCTTGGGAAAATATATGATTTCAAGAAACCTTATTCGAAATATCTGGTTTTAAGAGAGGAGCTAAGGGAGCAGCAACTGGCTTCGCAAAAAAATCAGGAGAAACAGATCGAGCAAACAGAAAAACTAATTGAAAAGTTTCGAGCAAAGGCTTCCAAGGCTTCAATGGCTCAATCTCTTATTAAAAAGCTTGATAAGATTGATCGTATTGAAGTAGATGAAGATGATAATGCGGTGATGAATGTGAAATTTCCTGTTTCTATACAACCGGGAAAAGTTGTTATAGAAGCACACAACATAGGAAAAGCATATGGGAATCACCAGGTGCTTGAGAATATAGATTTGCTTATAGAACGTGGAAGCAAGACAGCTTATGTGGGACAAAATGGACAGGGTAAATCTACATTAGCAAAGATCATTATTGGAGAGATTTCTCATACCGGAAAACTTAAATTAGGACATAATGTTCAATTAGGCTATTTCGCACAGAACCAGGCGGACTATTTGGATGGAGAGAAGACGGTCCTGGATACTATGATAGACGCTGCCACTGAAAGTACGCGGGCCAGAGTAAGGGATATGCTGGGTTCATTCCTTTTCCGGGGCGATGAGGTAGATAAAAAAGTAAAAGTATTATCGGGAGGTGAGCGCAACAGGCTTGCCCTTTGTAAGCTTCTATTACAGCCGTTTAATGTGCTAATAATGGATGAGCCCACAAACCACCTTGATATAAAATCCAAAAATGTACTTAAAGAAGCACTCAAAAGTTTTGAAGGAACACTTATAATTGTTTCTCACGACAGGGATTTTTTGCAGAACCTTACTACGACCGTATACGAGTTTAAGAATAAGCACATCAAGGAATATTTGGGAGACATTGATTTCTATCTGGAGCAGCGCAATGTAGAAAACATGAGAGCTATTGAGAAGAGGGATAAGGTACAGAAAGAGGATAACCGAAACACTGACAGTAAACAGGCCTATAACGACCAGAAGAAGTTCAAATCTTTAAATAATAAATTGAGCAACACCGAAGCCAGGATCAGCAAGCTGGAGAAGGAGCTGAAGGAGAAGGATCACGAAATGGCGACTAATTATGATAAAGCTGTTTCAAAACCACACTTTTTGGATGATTATCAAAAGAAGAAGAAGGAACTTCAGGCGCTCATGAAATCCTGGGAAGTACTGCAGGAAGAGCTGGAGTCATTCAGTTAA
- a CDS encoding CPXCG motif-containing cysteine-rich protein: MLEHFFQCPYCWEDISMLLDSSVRGQKYIEDCEICCNPIEISAQFEDQELISFSAESIEQ, from the coding sequence ATGCTGGAACACTTTTTTCAATGCCCCTATTGTTGGGAAGACATTTCTATGTTGCTGGACTCTTCAGTGAGAGGGCAAAAATATATTGAAGATTGCGAGATCTGTTGTAACCCTATAGAAATTTCAGCTCAATTTGAGGATCAGGAGTTGATATCATTTAGTGCAGAAAGTATAGAACAGTAA
- a CDS encoding STAS/SEC14 domain-containing protein, producing the protein MVSTFEFSGNVVGMMVNADIDEAKLKEIHNKIKARFADHKKLNLFIEVEKGADIPLHIIIKDLYFKVKHAGQFNKIAVVTESTKFTYSSKLKGLLLDAEVLTFTQEERLQAMNWIAH; encoded by the coding sequence ATGGTCTCAACGTTTGAATTTTCAGGGAATGTAGTGGGTATGATGGTAAATGCCGATATCGATGAAGCTAAACTAAAGGAGATCCATAATAAAATTAAAGCTCGCTTCGCAGACCACAAAAAGCTGAATTTATTTATTGAAGTTGAAAAAGGTGCAGATATTCCTTTGCACATAATTATAAAGGATCTTTATTTTAAAGTAAAGCATGCAGGGCAATTTAATAAAATTGCCGTTGTAACCGAAAGCACAAAATTCACTTATTCGTCTAAGCTTAAGGGCCTTCTGCTGGATGCTGAAGTGCTAACTTTTACGCAGGAAGAAAGACTGCAGGCAATGAATTGGATAGCTCATTAA
- a CDS encoding recombinase family protein, with amino-acid sequence MMMGRFLQKAWNWKAEGMPDVDIRYKLLEKFNFKITKQNLSNMWRKPFYVGVSTHSMLDKPIKGRWPALVTETTWDKVQEILDSAKRKSGYEIMPVNPSRPLTGFLYCFQCGSKITSYVAKAKQVHYYKCQHGKGGNMNAVTTPRSLKPGVNDSFAHFLTQFEVNGCNRELVKAQITRLTQDHLHEKETSSKALKKEREKLQGNLERLNEKFLMSDHADENTYQKLKTKMEGEIEEIERKLADTPKNLSNHEKILDQALDFCENISKYWSSGDIHKKIAIQKSLFHDGLVINTETRDYRTKEVNRFISAIADIERDKKESKNKKATQKGGLSSSVAGTGLEPVTFGL; translated from the coding sequence ATGATGATGGGAAGATTTTTGCAAAAAGCCTGGAACTGGAAAGCTGAAGGAATGCCCGATGTGGATATCCGTTATAAACTTTTGGAAAAATTCAATTTTAAAATCACTAAACAAAACCTATCTAACATGTGGAGAAAGCCTTTCTACGTTGGAGTTAGTACGCATAGCATGTTAGATAAACCTATTAAGGGAAGATGGCCAGCTCTTGTAACAGAAACCACATGGGATAAAGTTCAGGAAATCCTGGATTCCGCCAAACGTAAATCAGGTTATGAAATAATGCCTGTTAACCCAAGCAGACCATTAACAGGATTTCTTTATTGTTTCCAATGCGGGTCTAAGATTACAAGTTATGTTGCTAAGGCGAAACAGGTTCATTACTATAAATGTCAACATGGAAAAGGTGGCAACATGAATGCTGTCACCACACCCAGGAGCTTAAAGCCTGGAGTGAATGATTCCTTTGCACACTTCCTAACCCAATTTGAAGTGAATGGCTGCAATAGAGAACTTGTAAAAGCTCAAATCACCCGTTTGACTCAAGACCATCTTCATGAGAAAGAAACAAGCTCCAAGGCCCTAAAAAAAGAACGTGAAAAACTTCAGGGAAACTTGGAGAGATTAAATGAAAAATTTTTGATGAGTGACCATGCCGATGAAAATACTTATCAAAAATTAAAGACAAAGATGGAGGGGGAAATTGAAGAGATAGAAAGGAAGTTAGCCGATACACCTAAAAATTTATCGAACCATGAAAAAATACTGGACCAAGCTTTAGATTTCTGTGAAAACATCAGTAAATACTGGTCTTCAGGCGACATCCATAAAAAGATTGCAATTCAGAAAAGCTTATTTCATGATGGTTTGGTTATTAACACTGAAACAAGGGATTATCGAACCAAGGAAGTAAACAGGTTTATTTCAGCAATCGCTGATATAGAAAGGGATAAGAAAGAATCTAAAAACAAGAAAGCCACCCAAAAGGGTGGCTTGTCTTCCTCAGTAGCGGGAACTGGACTCGAACCAGTGACCTTCGGGTTATGA
- a CDS encoding recombinase family protein produces MEGQINSIKKYAQDNGYTITKEHGGTYESAKGDLTRKEFKQLLESVKKAKRKPYAIAIKFISRFSRSGGGAIGLVEELVNNVGIHLIETSTGLSTENEKERLEIYDKLLDSRRENMVRLERTLPAMKDFVEEGFWLGKAPRGYTMYGERVTNFANRIEGQRIEINDDGKIFAKSLELES; encoded by the coding sequence ATTGAAGGGCAAATCAATAGTATCAAAAAATATGCTCAGGATAACGGCTACACTATAACAAAAGAACATGGAGGCACCTATGAAAGCGCAAAGGGTGATTTAACTCGGAAAGAATTTAAACAGCTGCTTGAAAGTGTGAAGAAGGCTAAGCGAAAACCTTATGCTATTGCCATAAAATTTATTTCCCGATTCTCACGCTCTGGAGGTGGGGCAATAGGTCTGGTTGAGGAGCTTGTAAACAACGTGGGAATTCACCTCATTGAAACCAGTACGGGTTTATCAACCGAGAATGAGAAAGAAAGACTTGAAATATATGACAAGTTACTTGACTCCAGAAGAGAAAATATGGTAAGGTTGGAGAGAACATTACCTGCCATGAAAGACTTTGTTGAAGAAGGATTTTGGTTAGGTAAAGCCCCCAGAGGTTATACTATGTACGGGGAACGTGTTACTAACTTTGCAAATAGAATTGAGGGGCAAAGGATAGAAATTAATGATGATGGGAAGATTTTTGCAAAAAGCCTGGAACTGGAAAGCTGA